The Plasmodium vinckei vinckei genome assembly, chromosome: PVVCY_14 genome window below encodes:
- a CDS encoding macrophage migration inhibitory factor, putative: MPCCELITNISIPDDKAQAALAEIEDAISNVLGKPTAYIMSNYDYQKNLRFSGSNEGYCFVRLTSIGGINRSNNSSLADKITKLLANHLGVKPRRVYIEFRDCSAQNFAFSGSLFG; the protein is encoded by the exons ATGCCTTGCTGTGAATTAATAACAAACATTTCTATCCCTGACGATAAAGCTCAAGCTGCATTAGCTGAAATAGAAGATG caATATCTAATGTTTTAGGAAAACCAActgcatatattatgagCAACTATGATTATCAAAAGAATCTCCGATTCTCTGGAAGCAATGAAGGATATTGCTTTGTTAGATTAACTAGTATTGGTGGAATAAATAGATCAAATAATTCTTCATTGGCAgataaaattacaaaacTTCTTGCCAATCATTTAGGTGTTAAGCCAAGAAGAGTTTATATAGAATTCAGAGATTGTTCAGCTCAAAACTTTGCCTTTAGTGGTTCCCTATTTGGCTAA
- a CDS encoding T-complex protein 1 subunit gamma, putative, whose translation MMKNPGTVLVFKPNTKREEGRKTQLSNIQASRAVSEIVKTTLGPMAMLKMMLDPLGGIVITNDGNCILREVDVAHPAAKSLIELSRSQDEEVGDGTTSVVILSGELLSIAESFLKDKIHPTIIVNCYMTALNLSLKYLEEIAIEVDVNNEENLLKAIDSCLSTKFVNRYNKIVSKLSLEATQCVKVENIIGKKEIDIKRYAKVEKIPGGDIMDSYVLKGVMINKDITHPKMRRYIKNPRILLLDCTLEYKKAESQTNVEILDEHTWNQLLLQEEIEIKKLCEYIIDSQCDIVITEKGVSDLAQHFLVKKNISVIRRVRKTDLNRLERITGATIVNRCDEIVEKDIGTKCGLFEIKKIGDDYYSFFVECENPRACTILLRGATKDVLNEVERNLHDGMNVAKNIMLEGKLLYGGGCTEMRVSQYLIKQAANFDDSRKSIIESVASAFEIIPKILAQNSGVNVVKCINELRTKHEKPESEKLGIDGVTGEIIDVSSKNIWDLLSVKKQIYKSAIEAASMILRIDDVVSGIGKDDKIQKPIKNEFE comes from the exons ATGATGAAAAATCCGGGAACAGTTTTAGTTTTCAAGCCCAACACTAAAAGAGAAGAAGGGCGGAAAACACAGTTATCTAACATACAG gCAAGCAGAGCAGTGAGTGAAATTGTCAAAACAACACTCGGACCTATGGCAATGCTAAAAATGATGTTAGATCCATTAGGAGGTATTGTCATAACAAATGATGGTAACTGTATTTTAAGAGAAGTAGATGTAGCTCATCCAGCAGCTAAATCATTAATAGAACTTAGTAGATCTCAAGATGAAGAAGTGGGAGATGGTACTACATCAGTAGTTATATTATCAGGTGAATTATTAAGTATTGCTGaatcttttttaaaagataaaatacaCCCAACTATTATAGTAAACTGTTATATGACTGCATTAAATTTaagtttaaaatatttagaaGAAATAGCAATAGAAGTAGATGTAAACAATGAAGAGAATCTTTTAAAAGCTATTGATTCATGTTTAAGTACAAAATTTGTAAAcagatataataaaatagttaGTAAATTATCTTTAGAAGCTACACAATGTGTTAAggttgaaaatattattggaaaaaaagaaatagatATAAAACGATACGCAAAAGTAGAAAAAATACCAGGAGGTGATATTATGGATAGTTATGTATTAAAAGGAGTtatgataaataaagatataacACATCCAAAAATGAGacgatatattaaaaatccacgaattttattattagatTGTACAttagaatataaaaaagcaGAAAGCCAAACAAATGTAGAAATATTAGATGAACATACATGGAatcaattattattacaagaagaaatagaaataaaaaaattatgtgaatatataattgataGTCAATGTGATATTGTTATTACTGAAAAAGGAGTCTCCGATTTAGCTCAACATTTtcttgtaaaaaaaaatattagtgTTATAAGGAGAGTAAGAAAAACAGATCTTAATAGATTAGAAAGAATTACAGGTGCAACAATTGTTAATAGATGTGATGAAATAGTTGAAAAAGATATAGGAACAAAATGTGGattatttgaaataaaaaagataggagatgattattattcattttttgttgaATGTGAAAATCCACGTGCATgtacaattttattaagaGGTGCAACAAAAGATGTACTTAATGAAGTTGAAAGAAATTTACATGATGGTATGAATgttgcaaaaaatattatgcttgaaggaaaattattatatggtGGTGGTTGTACTGAAATGAGAGTAAGtcaatatttaattaaacaAGCAGCTAACTTTGATGATTCTAGAAAAAGTATAATAGAATCTGTTGCATCTGCTTTTGAAATTATTCCAAAAATTTTGGCACAAAATAGTGGAGTTAATGTTGTTAAATGTATTAATGAATTACGTACAAAACATGAAAAACCAGAATCAGAAAAATTAGGAATTGATGGAGTAACAGGAGAAATCATAGATGTAtcttcaaaaaatatatgggATCTATTATCcgttaaaaaacaaatatataaaagtgCAATTGAAGCTGCTTCTATGATATTAAGAATAGATGATGTAGTTAGTGGAATAGGTAAAGATGACAAAATTCAAAAAcctattaaaaatgaatttgaATGA
- a CDS encoding myosin D, putative encodes MSFLHMKSNETVYHSNISNIKDEGKEQLENDEDVSKDALSLDQRGHEEIYSNSHVWYFHKNSYKKMEVLEFKKKEQLYTLKRKGQIFDKIHKDQVIRSLKNELKMDSENSVDIIQLNEVNVIQNLKNRYGKNKIYTFHASLLLAINPYKQLKNLYDVDIMNNYLCKFKNTNTNEKNDCKAHIYDIGNMAYKNMVLKRKRQTIVVSGHSGSGKTENCKFLFKYFHYIFFHKNSNNVGKIYKSMNSYVNDNSDGEDEEVKKNVSTISTNVNIEENGDMSRYERIDKLIYINNILESMSNAKTIKNNNSSRCGRINELIFEEKKTDKDIMFNHCFSNIKILILLLEINRCITQNDGERNFHVFYQTIWGLNDEDLSKRNLVRDVKVYKILNNDVVGYKKGSTNKHDEKKNDIFEQNKQKDEKNFEYLLKGLNYIKYDKNKINNFFDIIAGIIHLGEIVPDDSNATSNTSNHESNIENPFYRYKCACDCLKIDIENLKNLIKYKNIQVSNENIKTPRTKENSLSTLHTLIKVIYKKLFNKIINDINMTNLSDEEKKEMLNSQFYEKNNSVISILDLYGFEELSCNDFEQLCINLANEKLNNYYINNEIEKEKNIYKEENILWSDLVIPSYEDTIIFIEKLFGGLDDITKLNNCGHKKVDENFFTYLLNNENKYLEKHIYGFINNKDNQYTSKKQNIKKNKFFIKHYAGHVTYSINNWIHKNSDKIEAEIEDLINTSENVFLNESIKDEVNEKDITESRKVSNTSVGLANNNSKKNNILSVSKKYIKELDNLFTNLEKTDMYYIRCVLPNERMECDNFKKGIVYSQLKECGANEMIKIINNGLSHKILKKELIEKLKKCIAKELIYCNDNDIIYYIMRLFDEDKFFKIGKKYIFMKSHLYTQINFYMYDNNIINDNSLVDRQTKKEILRDIRIIRFKRCVTVVKIFTWINNYYLKYLIKKKIMKEKACDYMYKIYLIRRTILSVKKSLSYNVKKLNNILCKKVYQMPFNKIKNTKKKRKNVINPLISIAKKETVKHMSKETNNDKIGLEEKKEKIAEDKNAEKVAEDENIEKVTTRCEENDKNRNNNMLYNTGEKLFVCTPDNYHYVYNNLDWIIIYSKKKINFYNIFYSYEQIDKKHILNYNKIAVKKIDGDTNCKEWNEKTNELNIGSVNCESEKGSRNVLHDIEKNSYGCISQHSLYKNLIIGIDEELNTVLFTYPNINTIRRFIKKKIKSIKKSNDNLPNTYLPQLYKNRKYSEDFFEKKINDLESMIKNEETINYVNEKMDKESNLFDDNNLNMFMHMYKNVYVLSTLDNISSKSGSVNPQHVDNYKTKENINNITENNNDKEVKADKKCFTYLKGIKKEDYISKELYTNETFKVLKISFLSNSINYFVYLSYALIGETHYLLLTIVNLFSKPVYTYTIRIDINNIIKNDDFIKFFIKNYNKIYQNSKINISVDVKKNENINFMKNKECIDKFLSTIKMSIINNLHIFIHGCCILSLIEITKFNLNNANPYIKEYEYKYLQLKFNLYCFEYFNNVYDIYMNKLSYNLKHQLIINDILRNEEKGVEKKSKLVHLNCSEKNEEHNISCMGNENSYNLFSQEKENSGYSFYIFSLFSKIYLLTNNKYEQNYSEVIFNYDDWKIFKLKSDDNNNMIEDGENKLYAFQGILNMNINYYYKQNYYKSHISLNSSIQATIQKYDEYFANGKVYHSTHKYVYPDVYVLRIKNSIDNNNSDDESFYYNLKNQQMLTLCIHESKKSSTLKDRNCFPYSVLACTPLNHLDTILLLNYTSDKNLYSLEFFNIVNKKKKTIPIEE; translated from the exons ATGAGTTTTCTACATATGAAAAGCAATGAAACCGTTTATCACTCCAACATATCAAACATAAAAGATGAAGGAAAAGAACAAttagaaaatgatgaagatgTATCTAAAGATGCTTTATCTTTAGACCAGAGGGGTCatgaagaaatatattcaaatagCCATGTGTggtattttcataaaaattcatacaaaaaaatggaagtTTTagagtttaaaaaaaaagaacaaCTATACACCCTTAAAc GTAAAGGACAAATCTTTGATAAGATTCATAAGGATCAAGTAATACGATCCCTCAAAAATGAACTAAAAATGGATAGCGAAAATAGTGTTGATATAATACAGTTAAACGAAGTAAATGttattcaaaatttaaaaaatagatacggaaaaaacaaaatatacacatttcATGCATCGTTACTATTAGCTATTAATCCATATAAGCAATTAAAAAACCTTTATGATGTGGATATAATGAATAACTATTTAtgcaaatttaaaaatactaataccaatgaaaaaaatgattgtAAAGCGCATATTTATGATATTGGAAACAtggcatataaaaatatggtattgaaaagaaaaagacaAACGATTGTTGTTTCAGGGCATAGTGGAAGTGGTAAAACAGAAAATTGCAAATTtcttttcaaatattttcattatattttttttcataaaaattcaaataatgttggaaaaatatataaaagcaTGAATTCATATGTGAATGATAATTCAGATGGAGAAGATGAAGAagtaaagaaaaatgtCTCCACTATATCCACCAATGTAAACATAGAAGAAAATGGTGATATGTCAAGGTATGAAAGAATTGATaaacttatttatattaataatatattagaaTCCATGAGTAATGctaaaacaataaaaaacaataatagtAGCAGATGTGGAAgaataaatgaattaatatttgaagaaaaaaaaacagacAAAGATATAATGTTTAATCATTGCTTCtctaatattaaaatattaattttattgttaGAAATTAATAGATGTATCACACAAAATGATGGAGAACGAAATtttcatgttttttatcaaaCAATTTGGGGTTTAAACGATGAAGACTTAAGTAAAAGAAATTTAGTTAGAGATGTTAAggtttataaaatattaaataatgatgtAGTGGGATATAAAAAGGGCTCTACAAATAAacatgatgaaaaaaaaaatgatatttttgaacaaaataaacaaaaagatgaaaaaaactttgaatatttattgaaaggattaaattatataaaatatgacaaaaataaaataaacaatttttttgatatcaTAGCAGGGATTATCCATTTAGGAGAAATCGTTCCAGATGATTCAAATGCCACATCTAACACCTCTAACCATGAATCAAACATTGAAAATCCTTTTTATAGATACAAATGTGCATGTGATTGCCTAAAAATAGATATTGAAAACCTTAAAAATttgattaaatataaaaatattcaagtctcaaatgaaaatataaaaacccCAAGAACTAAAGAAAACTCCTTATCTACTTTACACACCTTAATAAAAgtgatatataaaaaattatttaataagataataaatgatataaatatgacaAATTTGAGTGATGAGgaaaagaaagaaatgCTAAATTCacaattttatgaaaaaaataatagtgtTATATCAATATTAGATTTGTACGGTTTTGAAGAATTATCATGTAATGATTTTGAGCAACTATGTATTAATCTAgctaatgaaaaattaaataattattatattaacaatgaaatagaaaaggaaaaaaatatttataaagaagaaaatatattatggaGTGATTTAGTGATCCCTTCTTATGAAGATacaatcatttttattgaaaaaCTATTTGGAGGGTTAGATGATATAACTAAGCTTAATAATTGTGGTCATAAAAAGGTggatgaaaatttttttacatatttgttaaataatgagaataaatatttggagaaacatatatatggatttataaataataaagataatcAATACACAagtaaaaaacaaaatataaaaaaaaataaattttttatcaaacaTTATGCAGGACATGTAACATATAGTATTAATAATTGGATACACAAAAATAGTGATAAAATAGAAGCCGAGATTGAAGATCTTATTAACACATCAGAAAATGTTTTTCTAAATGAGTCTATAAAAGATGAAGTAAATGAAAAGGATATTACAGAATCACGTAAAGTTAGTAACACATCTGTAGGATTAGCTAATAACAATtctaagaaaaataatatacttagtgttagtaaaaaatatattaaagagTTGGATAATTTGTTCAcaaatttagaaaaaacagatatgtattatataagaTGTGTATTACCAAATGAACGTATGGAATgtgataattttaaaaaaggaatagtTTATTCTCAACTTAAAGAATGTGGAGCTAACGAAAtgattaaaataataaataatggaTTATCCcacaaaatattaaaaaaagagttaatcgaaaaattaaaaaaatgtatagcCAAAGAATTAATCTATTGCAATGATAAcgatattatatattatattatgagACTATTTGATGAAGACaagttttttaaaattggaaaaaaatacatttttatgaaaagcCATTTGTATACGCAAATTAATTTCTATATGTATgacaataatattataaatgataattcgCTAGTTGATAgacaaacaaaaaaagaaattttaaGAGATATAAGAATAATTCGATTTAAAAGGTGTGTTACAgttgtaaaaatttttacttGGATTAACAATTACTatcttaaatatttaataaaaaaaaaaattatgaaagaAAAAGCTTGtgattatatgtataagatatatttaatacgAAGAACTATATTAAGTGTCAAAAAGTCGCTTTCTTATAATGTTAAAAAGttaaacaatatattatgtaaaaaagtGTATCAAATGccttttaataaaattaaaaatacaaaaaaaaagcgaAAAAATGTAATCAATCCATTAATTAGTATTGCCAAGAAAGAAACTGTGAAACATATGAGTAAGGaaacaaataatgataaaattggtttagaagaaaaaaaagaaaaaatcgctgaagataaaaatgcaGAAAAGGTTGCTgaagatgaaaatatagaaaaagtGACGACGAGATGTGAAGaaaatgacaaaaataGAAACAATAACATGTTGTATAACACCGGAGAAAAACTATTTGTTTGTACTCCAGATAATTAccattatgtatataataatttagattggataattatatattcaaagaaaaaaataaatttctataacatattttatagttatgaacaaatagataagaaacatattttaaattataacaaaattgcagttaaaaaaatagatggTGATACAAACTGCAAAGAATGgaatgaaaaaacaaatgaattaaatatagGAAGTGTAAATTGTGAAAGTGAAAAAGGTTCAAGAAATGTGTTACatgatattgaaaaaaatagttatgGTTGTATTAGTCAAcattctttatataaaaatttgatcATAGGAATTGATGAAGAATTAAATACTGTTTTGTTTACTTATCCCAATATAAATACTATTAGacgttttataaaaaagaaaataaaatcaataaaaaaaagtaatgaTAATTTACCAAACACATATTTACCTcagttatataaaaatagaaaatatagTGAGGATTtctttgaaaaaaaaataaacgaTTTAGAAagtatgataaaaaatgaagaaacaATTAACTATGTAAATGAGAAAATGGATAAAGAATCAAACCTAtttgatgataataatttaaacatgtttatgcatatgtataaaaatgtatatgtCTTAAGTACTTTGGATAATATTTCATCTAAATCAGGTTCAGTGAATCCACAACATGttgataattataaaacaaaggaaaatataaacaacaTTACAgagaataataatgataaagaaGTAAAAGCAGATAAAAAATGctttacatatttaaaaggaataaaaaaagaggaTTATATATCAAAAGAATTATATACTAATGAAACATTTAAAGTGTTAAAAATATCTTTCTTATCAAAtagtataaattattttgtttatttatcatatgCATTAATAGGTGAAACTCATTACTTATTATTGACAATTGttaatttgttttcaaAGCCtgtttatacatatactaTACGtatagatataaataatataataaaaaatgatgattttataaaattctttattaaaaattataataagatATATCAAAATAGTAAGATAAATATCTCAGTagatgttaaaaaaaatgaaaatatcaACTTTATGAAGAATAAAGAATGTAtagataaatttttaagtacaataaaaatgtctataattaataatttgcatatttttattcatggTTGTTGCATATTAAGCTTGATAGAGataacaaaatttaatttaaataatgcaaatccatatattaaagaatatgaatataaatatttacagctaaaatttaatttatattgttttgaatattttaataatgtatatgatatatatatgaataagtTGTCTTACAATTTAAAACATCAACtaattataaatgatatattaagaaatgaagaaaaaggtgtagaaaaaaaaagtaagtTAGTTCATTTGAACTgttcagaaaaaaatgaagaacaTAACATATCATGTATGGGTAATGAAAATagttataatttatttagtcaagaaaaggaaaattcAGGATactcattttatattttttcattatttagtaaaatttatttattaacaaataataaatatgaacaaaattattctgaagttatatttaattatgatGATTGGAAAATCTTTAAGTTAAAATCggatgataataataatatgattgAAGATGGtgaaaacaaattatatgcCTTCCAAGGAATATTAAACATgaacataaattattattataaacaaaattattataaaagcCATATTTCACTAAATTCTTCTATTCAAGCTACAATACAAAAGTATGATGAATATTTTGCTAATGGAAAAGTTTACCATTCTActcataaatatgtatatccTGATGTATACGTAttaagaattaaaaatagtattgacaataataattcagATGATGAAtccttttattataatttgaaGAACCAACAAATGTTGACCTTATGTATTCatgaaagtaaaaaatCTTCGACTCTCAAGGAcag gAATTGTTTCCCCTATAGCGTCTTGGCATGCACCCCTCTGAATCACCTGGACACCATTTTGTTACTG AATTATACTAGcgataaaaatttatattcccTGGAATTTTTCAACATTGTGaacaaaaagaagaaaacaATCCCAATTGAGGAATAA
- a CDS encoding thioredoxin-like associated protein 1, putative translates to MFKYTCDEQNEEPPQGLENKQGKKLVLENCGLYMDKNKNAGVVCNRITELNLNSRKKISYIKGDSSQMKNILNHVDHKELETYPARRLLTSYSTYDNQQKYFETKLVPDMQGKMSICVGRKSGSATVNINIDEYDLEKTYHTWKKILGKSAPHNKSSLENDRFLTVSEDAQRSDKLPIVKNRNPPYANPDGPFEKERLNLPKQARDNLDRTLTPLTESNKPNVRVKKNNNLYKDSFFLLRSDENDIPDENKGVRRTNFPWINSNRIKNILNYNYEENVEKTAKINDNMNNIWLDNQKNNRYDPNYQINLDNSNNYPYREDNFQKYSQIYNIDDTLPTSNVKYGDAHNYDLNLQKENISHFGSNDKNIINENDHYYLENKNCCNHDKIKNYNVASELDNSSHEYINSYSHVDSENFNDPNISYKPPSMTDIS, encoded by the coding sequence atgttcaaATATACATGTgatgaacaaaatgaagaacCCCCTCAAGGGttagaaaataaacaagGGAAAAAACTTGTTTTAGAAAATTGTGGTTTGTATatggataaaaataaaaatgcagGGGTTGTGTGTAATAGGATAACagaattaaatttaaattcacgaaaaaaaatttcttATATAAAAGGTGACAGTTCACAAATgaagaatattttaaatcatGTTGATCATAAAGAATTAGAAACATATCCAGCGAGAAGACTTTTAACTTCTTATTCAACATACGATAatcaacaaaaatattttgaaaccAAACTTGTACCTGACATGCAAGGTAAAATGAGTATATGTGTAGGAAGAAAAAGTGGAAGTGCAACggttaatattaatattgatGAATATGATTTAGAAAAAACATATCATAcatggaaaaaaattttggGAAAATCTGCTCCACATAATAAATCAAGTTTAGAAAATGACAGATTTTTAACAGTTTCAGAAGATGCTCAAAGAAGTGATAAATTGCCTATAGTAAAAAATCGAAACCCTCCATATGCTAATCCTGATGGGCCTTTTGAAAAAGAACGATTAAATTTACCTAAACAAGCAAGAGATAATTTGGATAGAACATTAACACCTTTAACAGAATCTAATAAGCCAAATGTTcgtgtaaaaaaaaataataatttatacaaagactctttttttttgttaagatcagatgaaaatgatatacccgatgaaaataaaggaGTAAGAAGAACCAACTTTCCTTGGATCAATTCTaatagaataaaaaatattttgaattataattatgaggaaaatgttgaaaaaacagctaaaattaatgataatatgaataatatttgGCTAGATAATCAGAAAAATAATCGCTATGACCCaaattatcaaataaatttagataattcaaataattatcCATATAGAGAAgataattttcaaaaatattcccaaatttataatatcgATGATACATTACCTACTAGTAATGTCAAATATGGTGATGCTCATAATTATGATTTGaatttacaaaaagaaaatatttcccATTTTGGATccaatgataaaaatataataaatgaaaatgatcattactatttagaaaataaaaactgtTGTAATCatgacaaaataaaaaattataatgtaGCTAGCGAATTAGACAATAGTTCtcatgaatatataaatagctATTCACACGTGGATtctgaaaattttaatgacCCCAACATATCTTACAAACCTCCATCAATGACAGatatttcataa